The following are encoded in a window of Limibacter armeniacum genomic DNA:
- a CDS encoding phytoene/squalene synthase family protein encodes MKELFDATSFECSKLITKAYSTSFSLGIQTLDKKLHEPIYAIYGFVRYADEIVDTFHDYDKATLLNRFREDAYKAIEEGISMNPILHSFQAVVNQYDIDRELIDAFLYSMEMDLDHNKYDERHYHKYIYGSAEVVGLMCLKVFCNKDQAQYDKLKEAACALGSAFQKVNFLRDMKSDFEERGRVYFPGVDFTRFTKEDKSQIEKDIEQDFEKAYHGILNLPSEARSGVYLAYIYYVKLFDKIRKCSTKEVKNQRIRVPDFRKALLLVSTYLRFKLKVI; translated from the coding sequence ATGAAAGAACTTTTTGACGCTACGTCTTTTGAGTGCAGTAAGCTTATCACCAAAGCATACAGTACTTCTTTTTCCTTAGGAATCCAGACATTGGATAAAAAGCTGCACGAACCCATCTATGCTATATATGGATTTGTTCGGTATGCAGATGAAATTGTGGATACTTTCCATGATTATGATAAGGCTACACTACTGAACCGATTTAGAGAAGATGCTTATAAGGCAATAGAAGAAGGGATCAGTATGAACCCTATTCTTCACTCCTTTCAGGCGGTGGTGAACCAGTATGATATTGACAGGGAACTGATTGATGCTTTCTTGTACAGTATGGAAATGGATTTGGACCATAATAAGTATGACGAACGCCATTATCATAAGTACATCTATGGTTCAGCTGAAGTGGTTGGGTTGATGTGTCTCAAGGTATTTTGTAATAAAGACCAAGCACAATACGATAAGTTGAAAGAAGCTGCTTGTGCATTAGGATCCGCTTTCCAGAAAGTGAACTTTTTGAGGGATATGAAAAGCGACTTTGAGGAAAGAGGAAGGGTGTACTTTCCTGGTGTAGATTTTACAAGGTTTACGAAGGAAGATAAAAGTCAAATTGAAAAGGATATTGAACAGGATTTTGAGAAAGCCTATCATGGAATTCTGAACCTTCCGTCAGAAGCGAGAAGTGGTGTTTACCTCGCATATATTTATTATGTCAAATTGTTTGATAAAATACGGAAGTGTTCAACTAAGGAGGTCAAGAATCAGCGTATCAGGGTTCCTGATTTTAGAAAAGCACTTTTACTGGTCAGTACTTATTTGAGATTTAAACTGAAAGTGATTTAA
- a CDS encoding phytoene desaturase family protein has protein sequence MERKKAIVIGAGFSGIAAATSLAVEGFDVTVLEKNSTPGGRARYFEEEGHVFDMGPSWYWMPDVFDRYFERFGAKTADYYDLKRLDPSYSVFFGQQDRMDIPAKLEALCELFESYEQGSGARLKEFLKQAAYKYEVGINDLVYKPGRSITEFMSPSLLLDMLRMDIFQSFHKHIRKFFSNEKLLKLMEFPILFLGATPQNTPALYSLMNYADISLGTWYPMGGMFKIVEGMVSLAKKNGVNFLYDHAVSGYQMEGNRIVSVQTSKGSYDADIVIGGADYHHMETKLLPKEFQSYSKGYWDSRVMAPSSLLFYLGLNKKLEGVSHHMLFFDEDFGKHAEEIYEKPQWPTKPLFYASVPSVTDPSVAPEGKDTMFVLIPTAPGLEDSEEVREKYFDVVMDRFERLTGNTVRDAITIKRTYAHRDFVQDYNAFKGNAYGLANTLRQTAILKPSLKSKKVSNLYYTGQLTTPGPGVPPSLISGQVVAKEVQKAFNTTK, from the coding sequence ATGGAAAGGAAAAAAGCAATTGTAATTGGAGCAGGTTTTTCTGGCATAGCAGCAGCTACATCATTGGCAGTAGAAGGTTTTGATGTAACAGTTCTTGAGAAAAATAGTACACCCGGCGGACGTGCTCGCTATTTTGAGGAAGAGGGGCATGTATTTGATATGGGACCAAGCTGGTATTGGATGCCTGATGTATTTGATCGCTACTTTGAAAGGTTTGGAGCGAAAACGGCTGACTATTATGACCTGAAACGACTTGACCCTTCTTATTCGGTCTTTTTTGGACAACAAGACCGAATGGATATACCAGCAAAGCTGGAAGCCCTTTGCGAGTTGTTTGAATCATATGAGCAAGGTAGCGGAGCAAGGCTGAAAGAATTTTTGAAGCAGGCAGCTTACAAATATGAAGTAGGTATCAATGACCTTGTTTATAAGCCAGGTCGTTCTATTACTGAATTTATGAGTCCATCATTGCTGTTGGATATGCTGAGAATGGACATTTTCCAATCGTTCCATAAGCATATCAGAAAGTTCTTTTCCAATGAAAAGTTGTTGAAACTGATGGAGTTTCCTATTCTGTTTCTCGGCGCTACACCACAGAATACTCCAGCATTGTATAGTTTGATGAACTATGCTGATATAAGCCTTGGTACATGGTACCCAATGGGTGGAATGTTTAAGATTGTTGAAGGAATGGTTTCCTTGGCAAAAAAAAATGGAGTTAATTTTTTGTACGATCATGCTGTCTCCGGATACCAAATGGAAGGGAATCGTATTGTCTCTGTTCAAACTTCAAAAGGGAGTTATGATGCTGATATTGTGATAGGTGGAGCAGATTACCATCATATGGAGACCAAGTTGTTACCGAAGGAATTTCAGAGCTATAGTAAAGGATATTGGGACAGTAGGGTGATGGCTCCGTCATCATTACTTTTTTACCTAGGGTTAAACAAAAAGTTAGAGGGAGTGTCTCATCACATGCTCTTCTTCGATGAAGATTTTGGTAAGCATGCAGAGGAGATTTATGAAAAACCGCAATGGCCAACTAAGCCGTTGTTTTATGCAAGTGTTCCTTCTGTAACGGACCCTTCTGTGGCTCCCGAAGGTAAGGATACAATGTTTGTGCTGATTCCGACAGCTCCAGGGCTGGAAGATTCAGAAGAAGTAAGAGAAAAATATTTTGATGTCGTAATGGACAGGTTTGAACGCTTAACAGGTAATACTGTGCGGGATGCCATCACCATAAAAAGAACCTATGCACACCGTGATTTTGTGCAGGACTACAATGCTTTCAAAGGAAATGCATATGGTTTGGCTAATACGCTGAGACAGACGGCTATTCTGAAACCCAGCCTGAAAAGTAAGAAGGTTAGCAATCTTTACTACACAGGACAGCTGACAACTCCAGGGCCAGGCGTGCCTCCCTCCCTGATATCAGGACAAGTGGTGGCCAAAGAAGTTCAGAAAGCGTTCAATACGACCAAATAA
- a CDS encoding 3-deoxy-D-manno-octulosonic acid transferase, which produces MAKIGYKLGIGFYKVALQAAAPFNEKAALFLKGRKNVFEDLKKAFDGNTSPVAWFHCASLGEFEQGRPIIEEFRREYPTYKVLVTFFSPSGYEVRKNYDQADVVCYLPLDTAANAKKLLDIVNPAIAFFVKYEFWHYYLAELKKRNIPTLSVSAIFRQGQAFFKPYGGFYRNILKNLTHIFVQDQTSADLLTGIGLRNVTVAGDSRFDRVKQVVDSRKDLPIAQAFKNNQKTLVIGSSWQPDIEVISKGLENIGEELKIIIAPHEIADASLTKTEEAFSGKKIIRYSKASVDTVATYDILLIDNIGMLTSLYQYGDFAYVGGAFGKGLHNILEAATYGMPVIFGSKYAKFKEARDLVALKGVFSINNVQEFHMQFEKLFENETERQKAGDICKQYVKENTGATAEILNFCKRLLK; this is translated from the coding sequence ATGGCAAAGATTGGATATAAACTGGGTATCGGGTTTTATAAGGTGGCACTGCAAGCGGCTGCACCATTTAATGAGAAAGCGGCTCTATTTCTGAAAGGAAGGAAGAACGTTTTTGAAGACCTTAAAAAAGCATTTGATGGGAATACTTCTCCTGTCGCTTGGTTTCACTGTGCTTCATTGGGGGAGTTTGAGCAGGGAAGACCAATTATAGAGGAATTTCGTAGGGAATACCCAACTTATAAAGTTTTGGTGACCTTCTTCTCACCAAGTGGGTATGAGGTGAGGAAAAATTACGATCAGGCAGATGTTGTTTGTTATTTGCCTCTTGATACTGCAGCAAATGCCAAAAAGTTGCTGGATATCGTAAATCCTGCAATTGCTTTTTTTGTGAAATATGAATTTTGGCATTATTACCTTGCAGAGCTTAAAAAAAGAAATATTCCAACACTTTCAGTTTCTGCAATCTTCAGACAGGGGCAAGCATTCTTTAAGCCTTATGGAGGCTTCTACCGTAATATTCTGAAAAATCTGACTCATATTTTCGTACAGGACCAAACGTCTGCTGACTTGCTGACAGGTATTGGGTTACGGAATGTGACAGTAGCTGGAGACTCCCGTTTTGATAGGGTGAAACAGGTTGTGGACAGCCGAAAGGACTTGCCTATTGCTCAAGCATTCAAGAATAATCAGAAAACACTAGTGATAGGGAGCAGCTGGCAGCCAGATATTGAGGTGATCAGCAAAGGACTGGAGAACATAGGCGAAGAGCTGAAAATCATTATAGCGCCTCATGAAATTGCAGATGCGAGCCTGACAAAGACTGAAGAAGCATTTTCAGGAAAGAAAATAATCCGTTATTCCAAGGCAAGTGTTGACACAGTGGCAACATATGATATCCTTTTGATAGATAATATAGGAATGTTGACATCCCTGTACCAGTATGGTGATTTTGCTTATGTAGGAGGTGCTTTCGGAAAGGGGTTGCACAATATTTTGGAGGCAGCGACGTACGGTATGCCTGTTATTTTTGGAAGCAAATATGCAAAGTTCAAAGAGGCAAGGGATCTTGTAGCTTTAAAAGGTGTTTTTTCAATAAATAATGTGCAAGAGTTTCATATGCAATTTGAAAAGCTATTTGAAAATGAAACGGAGCGACAAAAAGCAGGGGATATTTGTAAGCAATATGTCAAGGAAAATACCGGAGCAACAGCTGAAATATTGAATTTCTGTAAAAGGTTATTGAAATAA